A genomic segment from Leptotrichia sp. OH3620_COT-345 encodes:
- a CDS encoding carbohydrate ABC transporter permease produces the protein MKKNTKGLLLLLPGLFLLLISVIIPIIWTFRYSLKYYNLTEPYNEKFIWFDNYIKIFKDPHFYNALYNSFIILLLVMVIGLILSIITGLTLNKKTKISPLLTALAIIPWAMPPIVNGIMWKFIFFPGYGFMNKILLNLNLINKPVSWTDNRYLFLFVISVVVAWRIIPFSSLVILANLQNIPESYYDTLYVFGGSKFQAFRFITLPMLLPSIGVVLINLTTTAFNIFDEVIAISGYQFEVQTLLVYNYSNTFNFLDFGYGSAISYVVMFISGIFGYFYVKNMAYEK, from the coding sequence ATGAAAAAGAACACCAAAGGTCTACTTTTACTATTACCGGGATTATTTTTGCTTTTAATTTCAGTTATAATCCCGATAATCTGGACATTCCGTTATAGTCTGAAATACTACAATCTGACAGAACCCTATAACGAAAAATTCATTTGGTTTGACAATTATATAAAAATTTTCAAAGACCCGCATTTTTATAATGCACTTTATAACAGTTTCATAATTCTTTTATTAGTTATGGTCATAGGACTTATATTAAGTATAATAACAGGTCTGACTTTAAACAAAAAAACAAAAATAAGTCCTCTATTAACTGCACTTGCAATTATTCCTTGGGCAATGCCCCCAATAGTAAATGGAATAATGTGGAAATTTATTTTTTTTCCGGGCTATGGATTTATGAACAAAATTCTACTTAACTTAAACCTTATAAATAAGCCCGTTTCATGGACAGATAACAGATACTTATTTTTATTTGTAATTTCAGTAGTTGTGGCATGGAGAATTATCCCTTTTTCATCTCTTGTAATACTAGCTAATTTACAAAATATTCCTGAAAGCTATTATGATACTTTATACGTTTTCGGGGGAAGTAAGTTTCAGGCATTCAGGTTTATAACATTACCTATGTTACTTCCATCCATAGGAGTAGTCCTTATAAATCTGACTACGACAGCATTCAATATTTTTGATGAAGTTATTGCCATATCGGGCTATCAGTTTGAAGTCCAGACCTTACTTGTTTATAATTATTCAAATACATTCAATTTTCTTGATTTCGGCTACGGAAGTGCTATTTCTTATGTAGTAATGTTTATATCAGGAATCTTTGGATATTTTTATGTGAAAAATATGGCTTATGAAAAATAA
- a CDS encoding phosphate ABC transporter ATP-binding protein: MLNILKIENVNIFYGEKEILKNINISVKKNEILCIMGPSGCGKSTLLSLINGFLTENGGKYTGTVILNGENIKSLKLTDLRKKVSTLFQNSIPFPLSIENNILYPMEFYKKRIKNKKEQVAEYLKKVNLYNEVKDNLKMFANKLSGGQKQRLCIARMLATDPIILIFDEPCSSLDLENSLIIERLIKKLSEKYTIILTTHNIEQAKRLSDKIITIK; the protein is encoded by the coding sequence TTGTTGAATATATTGAAAATAGAAAACGTTAACATTTTTTATGGTGAAAAAGAAATTTTAAAAAATATCAATATCAGTGTTAAAAAAAATGAAATACTTTGTATCATGGGACCGTCAGGTTGCGGTAAATCCACATTACTATCTCTGATTAACGGATTTTTAACGGAAAATGGCGGAAAATATACAGGAACTGTTATTTTAAATGGAGAAAATATAAAATCTTTAAAATTAACAGATTTAAGAAAAAAAGTTTCGACTCTATTTCAAAATTCTATACCTTTTCCATTATCCATAGAAAATAACATCTTATACCCTATGGAATTTTATAAAAAACGAATAAAAAATAAAAAGGAACAGGTTGCGGAATATTTAAAAAAAGTAAATCTTTACAATGAAGTCAAGGATAATCTTAAAATGTTCGCAAACAAATTATCAGGAGGTCAGAAACAAAGACTCTGTATTGCAAGAATGCTGGCAACGGATCCTATCATTTTAATTTTTGACGAACCATGTTCTTCTTTGGATCTTGAAAATTCATTAATAATTGAAAGATTGATAAAAAAATTATCTGAAAAATATACAATAATTTTAACCACACACAATATTGAACAGGCAAAAAGACTATCGGATAAAATTATTACTATTAAATAA
- a CDS encoding phosphonate ABC transporter ATP-binding protein, translating into MDNKNVLDIKKVTKKFNGGTVLENVNLSVDRGEIVALIGPSGAGKSTLMNLIVGILKPDEGEILIDKKRITEMNSKQSAKKVGMLRQQFDLVENINVVHNVLIGRFNEWGFFKSFISLFYPQDIEYAKAALRKMGIEDKIYESTSELSGGQKQRAAIARLLVQNPLLVLADEPVSSLDPANAENVLRLITELAKTENKTLIASMHSIEYSRQFFDRIIGMKAGKIVFDDKVENVDNGMINALYEGEINE; encoded by the coding sequence ATGGATAATAAAAATGTATTGGATATAAAAAAAGTAACAAAAAAATTTAACGGAGGAACGGTTCTGGAAAATGTAAATTTAAGTGTGGATAGAGGAGAAATTGTAGCACTTATAGGACCGAGCGGGGCAGGAAAATCCACTTTGATGAATTTAATTGTAGGAATATTAAAACCTGATGAAGGGGAAATACTGATAGATAAGAAACGGATAACGGAAATGAATAGTAAGCAATCAGCTAAAAAAGTCGGAATGTTAAGACAACAGTTTGATTTGGTCGAAAATATAAATGTCGTACACAATGTTCTGATAGGGAGATTTAATGAATGGGGATTTTTCAAGTCATTTATTTCTTTATTTTATCCTCAAGATATTGAATATGCAAAAGCTGCACTTAGAAAAATGGGGATAGAAGATAAAATATATGAGTCTACTTCGGAATTATCAGGAGGACAGAAGCAGAGAGCGGCTATTGCCCGTCTGCTTGTCCAGAATCCTTTACTTGTTTTGGCGGATGAGCCTGTTTCCTCCCTAGACCCCGCCAATGCGGAAAATGTGCTTAGACTTATAACAGAACTGGCTAAAACTGAAAATAAGACTCTCATTGCGAGTATGCACTCAATAGAATACTCAAGACAGTTTTTTGACAGAATAATAGGAATGAAAGCAGGAAAAATAGTTTTTGATGATAAAGTAGAGAATGTTGACAACGGTATGATCAATGCTCTTTATGAAGGTGAAATAAATGAATAG
- a CDS encoding DUF3841 domain-containing protein, with protein sequence MKNPNSKNGKSLLFTCQNAKSLDILERDGRFINKREYVEEHLEDIAPMILKAYDWFVGAASKRIKKPEDVQYQIWCTVSSDVCMRPIENEIIYVLEVPDEEIIYFNSFKWDYVINHHYVPFNNEDLEKYEKEMERKGFANTYEFLTGRYAGKFPLEERKIKESWNRVFDIDKWNTREVQANLWEIKKEWVKCILKSGEVIPEEYYVK encoded by the coding sequence ATGAAAAATCCCAATTCAAAAAATGGAAAAAGTCTTTTATTTACTTGTCAGAATGCAAAATCGCTTGATATTCTTGAACGTGACGGAAGATTTATAAATAAGAGAGAATATGTTGAAGAACATCTTGAAGATATTGCTCCGATGATACTGAAAGCTTATGACTGGTTTGTAGGAGCTGCAAGTAAAAGAATAAAAAAACCTGAAGATGTACAATATCAGATATGGTGTACCGTCAGTTCGGATGTCTGTATGAGACCCATTGAAAATGAAATAATATATGTACTCGAAGTTCCTGATGAGGAAATTATATATTTCAACTCTTTTAAATGGGATTATGTAATTAATCATCACTATGTTCCTTTTAATAATGAAGACCTTGAAAAATATGAAAAAGAAATGGAAAGAAAAGGTTTTGCAAATACGTATGAATTTCTTACAGGAAGATATGCGGGGAAATTTCCTTTGGAAGAGAGAAAAATAAAAGAAAGCTGGAATAGAGTGTTTGATATAGATAAATGGAATACTAGAGAAGTTCAGGCAAACCTTTGGGAAATAAAAAAAGAATGGGTAAAATGTATACTGAAATCGGGAGAAGTTATACCTGAAGAATATTATGTGAAGTAG
- the pstC gene encoding phosphate ABC transporter permease subunit PstC: MKKFFKYSIYLFTGLSILILLILLIYLFSEAFPFFKEQKILNFILGKSWRASEPKQSFQIFNILYAGFYISILACIISFPISYGVSMYICFYSKGVTKKIIIWTVNILSGIPSVIYGFFGLTIILKVLEKNFSMSTGESVIAGGLILSIMIIPFFVGNCMESIKTVKKKFQKDSDSLGVTKEYFIRKIVFKETRLSIITSFLLAFARATGETMAVMMVIGNSPQTPKLLSKAETIPALIALEIGMSEVGSKHYSALFASAFVLLFTVIIINIIFFILNGMRKTYVEK; this comes from the coding sequence GTGAAAAAATTTTTTAAATATTCCATATATTTATTCACTGGATTGTCTATACTTATATTATTGATATTACTAATATATCTGTTCTCAGAAGCTTTTCCTTTTTTCAAAGAACAGAAAATACTGAATTTCATATTAGGTAAAAGCTGGAGAGCGAGTGAACCGAAACAAAGTTTTCAAATATTTAATATTTTGTATGCGGGTTTTTATATTTCCATCCTTGCCTGTATAATATCATTTCCGATTTCATACGGAGTTTCAATGTATATATGTTTTTATTCAAAAGGTGTAACGAAAAAAATAATCATATGGACAGTAAATATCCTTTCAGGAATCCCTTCCGTAATATATGGCTTCTTCGGGCTGACTATTATACTGAAAGTCCTTGAAAAAAATTTTTCTATGTCAACAGGAGAATCAGTCATTGCAGGAGGATTGATTCTTTCAATAATGATTATTCCTTTTTTTGTGGGAAACTGTATGGAAAGCATAAAAACGGTTAAAAAAAAATTTCAAAAAGATTCGGATTCTTTAGGTGTTACAAAGGAATATTTTATAAGGAAAATCGTTTTTAAAGAAACAAGGCTTTCAATAATAACATCTTTTCTTCTTGCTTTTGCAAGAGCCACAGGAGAAACAATGGCTGTCATGATGGTAATCGGCAATTCTCCTCAAACCCCCAAGCTTCTTTCCAAAGCTGAAACTATCCCTGCCTTAATTGCATTGGAAATCGGAATGAGTGAAGTAGGAAGTAAGCATTATTCAGCATTATTTGCTTCGGCTTTTGTATTATTATTCACGGTAATAATAATTAATATAATATTTTTTATTTTAAACGGAATGAGGAAAACATATGTTGAAAAATAA
- a CDS encoding carbohydrate ABC transporter permease, whose translation MKETKKEKFIYYITVFFIILFCAGPIFWCFLISITPEGDLLKNSMKIFPDTVTFINYKNLLNSQSKESAALLNGLSNSVYLTVITVLTGVPLSVITGYALARYNFKYKNFITGFILMTVVIPVFTTIIPIYSFFTEHSMLDSMFWTSIIFISAFIPLNTWIIMNYFRELPEDLWEAAALEGANEKQLFFQIGLPLAKPVILTSILIMFLMSWKQYIIPMLLLSSHNNKVLTLIMSEFMTRDAVNYSIIAMSGIITIIPPLLAGIIFRKNLISGLTAGSIKE comes from the coding sequence ATGAAAGAAACAAAAAAAGAAAAATTTATTTACTATATTACCGTTTTTTTTATAATTCTTTTTTGTGCAGGACCTATTTTCTGGTGCTTCTTAATAAGTATAACACCTGAAGGGGATCTTCTCAAAAATAGTATGAAAATTTTTCCCGATACAGTTACATTTATTAATTATAAAAATTTATTAAACAGTCAAAGTAAAGAAAGTGCAGCTCTTTTAAACGGGCTGTCAAATAGTGTATATCTGACCGTTATTACTGTTCTAACAGGTGTACCTTTATCGGTTATTACAGGCTATGCCCTTGCCCGATATAATTTCAAATATAAAAATTTTATTACCGGATTTATTTTAATGACCGTAGTAATACCTGTATTTACTACAATTATTCCTATTTATTCCTTTTTTACTGAACATTCAATGCTTGATAGTATGTTTTGGACATCCATAATATTTATATCTGCATTTATTCCTTTAAATACATGGATAATAATGAACTATTTCAGGGAACTTCCTGAAGATTTATGGGAAGCTGCAGCTTTAGAAGGAGCAAATGAAAAACAGTTGTTTTTCCAAATAGGACTTCCACTAGCTAAGCCTGTAATCCTGACTTCTATATTAATAATGTTCCTGATGTCATGGAAACAGTACATTATACCTATGCTATTATTGTCTTCTCATAATAACAAAGTTCTGACACTCATAATGTCCGAATTTATGACAAGAGATGCTGTTAATTACAGTATTATTGCGATGTCAGGAATAATTACAATAATTCCTCCTTTATTGGCAGGTATAATATTCAGGAAAAATTTGATTTCAGGTTTGACAGCAGGTTCAATAAAAGAATAA
- a CDS encoding DUF4091 domain-containing protein: MKFYNSTHNFYRDNTLHNLRKFNNDNKLLKLEVVKNEEFGFFVAINFPYKSCLNINRDMDLPWWGLSHRYRLEVNSESSAVYPSLIDYVKDDDGIEIADIILSEQSRVYPAGEVPIFIQGKIPENFQKDKLTVNVKLFESDGYKKERLIEEKDIIIDIIDYSLKNNDFFLDLWQHPCSWARAYNLKYFSKEHFLVIENYLKELAKLGQKVINLIVSDFPWAGQKCFDIDKNPSRLYEYNIIKVSKKNGKLNLDFSNLDRYIDICYKCGISEEINLFGLIGNWHGYDFGSPLQDYSDPIRISFYDEDKEVMDYIRDKSELADYLKTLFRHFKDKNYLTKTKIIGDEPNSIEVFKRYSDFLSSCIKEKLQFKYAIHTSGFFEKYEESLESFSINTLLLGEYYKEDNLAYEKLKENSFKMTWYSCCFPDTFNIFIKSPLIETRLTGLYTYLFKMKGMLRWAYGLYVEDVFSDISYKKEKWSAGDMFFVYPGKNMKPLHSLREKNMLYGIQDFNIFKQLEHKHGDLSEHLKNELSIKNLLKTENGDIKMDTYPDIEKYRKVRNNLIKFLEDK, from the coding sequence ATGAAATTTTATAACAGTACACATAATTTTTATAGGGATAATACACTTCATAATCTCAGAAAATTTAATAACGATAATAAACTTTTGAAACTTGAAGTTGTAAAGAATGAAGAATTCGGTTTTTTTGTTGCAATAAATTTTCCATATAAATCCTGTTTGAATATAAACAGGGATATGGATTTGCCATGGTGGGGATTAAGTCATAGATATCGTTTGGAGGTAAATTCGGAATCTTCCGCCGTTTATCCCAGTCTTATAGATTATGTAAAAGATGATGACGGAATTGAAATAGCTGATATAATTTTGTCTGAACAAAGTAGAGTTTACCCGGCAGGAGAAGTACCTATATTTATACAAGGGAAAATACCCGAAAATTTTCAGAAAGATAAACTTACAGTAAATGTAAAACTTTTTGAAAGTGACGGATATAAAAAGGAAAGGCTTATAGAAGAAAAGGATATAATAATAGATATAATAGACTATTCTCTAAAAAATAATGATTTTTTTCTGGATTTGTGGCAACATCCATGTTCATGGGCAAGGGCGTATAATCTAAAATATTTTTCAAAAGAACATTTTTTAGTAATTGAAAATTATTTAAAAGAATTGGCAAAATTAGGTCAGAAAGTCATTAATCTTATAGTTTCGGATTTTCCATGGGCAGGGCAGAAATGTTTTGATATAGATAAAAATCCGTCACGTTTGTATGAATATAATATTATAAAAGTTTCAAAGAAAAATGGAAAATTAAACCTTGATTTCTCAAATTTGGACAGATACATTGATATTTGTTATAAATGTGGGATAAGTGAAGAAATAAATTTGTTCGGTCTTATAGGGAATTGGCATGGTTATGATTTTGGTTCTCCTCTTCAGGATTACTCTGATCCTATAAGAATAAGCTTTTATGATGAAGATAAAGAAGTTATGGATTATATACGTGATAAATCTGAGCTGGCAGATTATCTGAAAACATTGTTTCGGCATTTTAAAGATAAAAATTATTTAACGAAAACTAAAATAATAGGAGATGAACCTAATTCAATAGAAGTATTTAAAAGATATTCAGATTTTCTAAGCTCGTGTATTAAGGAAAAGCTACAGTTTAAATATGCAATCCATACTTCGGGATTTTTTGAAAAATATGAAGAGAGCCTTGAAAGTTTTTCCATAAATACTCTTCTTCTAGGAGAATATTATAAAGAAGATAATCTTGCTTATGAAAAATTAAAAGAAAACAGCTTTAAAATGACATGGTATTCATGTTGTTTTCCCGATACATTTAATATTTTCATAAAGAGTCCTTTAATAGAAACCAGATTGACAGGATTGTATACATATTTGTTCAAAATGAAAGGGATGTTGCGGTGGGCATATGGTTTATATGTTGAAGATGTATTTTCGGACATTTCTTATAAAAAGGAAAAATGGTCGGCGGGGGACATGTTTTTTGTATATCCGGGGAAAAACATGAAGCCGTTACACAGTTTAAGAGAAAAAAATATGCTTTATGGAATACAGGATTTTAATATTTTCAAACAGTTGGAACATAAGCATGGAGATTTAAGTGAACATTTAAAAAATGAATTATCAATAAAAAATCTTTTGAAAACAGAAAATGGAGATATTAAAATGGATACTTATCCTGATATTGAAAAATATAGGAAAGTAAGAAATAATTTAATAAAATTTTTAGAAGATAAATAA
- a CDS encoding phosphate ABC transporter substrate-binding protein translates to MKKILTISALFLLTIISCGNKNTQEKEMKKNDINTQISFSGSSTLAPVISKISTNFIEKYITWDKADSSLPVENITIYVSAGGSGAGVKAVLDDVANFGMLARDIKDTEKEKIKDLKIFTLGIDALTISVNPENKFIQLKDGNITKEEIVKIFSGEYKKWSDIDKSLPDEEIVVVTRDLSGGAHEVFQKSIMKDIPVKEGAIQAPTMGALVVKIIENKNAIGYASYGITNQNTGKLIPLKVDGVEPTDENIINKSYYISRPLIIMKKGELTKTEKLFLDFLKTEENQKIIKDMGFIPISE, encoded by the coding sequence ATGAAAAAAATATTAACAATATCGGCATTATTCTTATTAACAATTATAAGTTGCGGAAATAAAAATACACAGGAAAAAGAAATGAAAAAAAATGATATTAACACACAAATAAGCTTCAGCGGTTCTTCTACATTAGCTCCGGTTATTAGTAAAATTTCAACAAATTTTATAGAAAAATACATTACTTGGGACAAAGCTGACTCTTCATTACCTGTTGAAAATATTACGATATATGTGTCTGCAGGAGGCTCAGGAGCAGGCGTGAAAGCTGTTCTTGATGATGTTGCAAATTTCGGAATGCTAGCACGAGATATAAAAGATACTGAAAAAGAGAAAATAAAAGACTTAAAGATATTTACACTTGGAATAGATGCCTTAACAATTTCGGTAAATCCTGAAAATAAATTTATTCAGTTAAAAGACGGAAATATTACAAAAGAAGAAATCGTGAAAATATTTTCAGGAGAGTATAAAAAGTGGAGTGACATTGACAAGTCATTACCTGATGAAGAGATAGTTGTTGTAACACGTGATTTAAGCGGAGGAGCTCATGAAGTTTTTCAGAAAAGTATAATGAAAGATATACCTGTGAAAGAAGGGGCTATTCAAGCACCAACAATGGGAGCATTAGTTGTTAAAATAATTGAAAATAAAAATGCTATAGGGTATGCTTCATATGGGATAACAAATCAAAACACAGGAAAACTTATACCTTTAAAAGTAGACGGTGTAGAGCCTACCGATGAAAATATTATTAATAAATCTTATTATATTTCAAGACCTTTAATAATAATGAAAAAAGGAGAGTTAACAAAAACTGAAAAATTATTTCTGGATTTTCTAAAAACTGAAGAAAATCAAAAAATTATAAAAGATATGGGATTTATTCCTATTTCTGAATAA
- a CDS encoding putative selenate ABC transporter substrate-binding protein produces MERKMKRIIFLFGSLLLMLVTVACGNKSENKDKGTESSEKIFKISAIPDFDQGELTRGFGDFAKYLSEKTGMKVEYIPVVDYAAVVTAFERGEIDMVWFGGLTGVQARSLVPESEAVAQRPGDEKFQSVFIKQKGLQISSLNDVKGHSFAFGSESSTSGHLMPRFFLEKEGINPDKDFDGSPIYSGSHDKTYGLVEAGSVQAGAVNKQYWDKAVKEKKVNTDKVEVFYITPEFYDYQWTINDVDKKFGEGTKEKMKQALLNMKAGDSEVLNLLSTDKFIPTKNDNYKDIEKVAKSLGIIK; encoded by the coding sequence ATGGAAAGAAAAATGAAAAGAATTATTTTTTTATTTGGAAGTTTGTTGCTGATGCTTGTAACGGTTGCATGCGGAAATAAAAGTGAGAATAAAGATAAAGGAACGGAAAGCAGTGAAAAAATTTTTAAGATAAGTGCAATTCCTGACTTTGACCAAGGGGAGCTTACAAGAGGATTTGGAGATTTTGCAAAATATTTAAGTGAAAAAACGGGAATGAAAGTGGAATATATTCCTGTTGTGGATTATGCAGCAGTTGTTACGGCATTTGAGCGGGGAGAAATAGATATGGTATGGTTCGGAGGATTGACAGGAGTACAGGCACGTTCTCTTGTACCTGAATCTGAAGCTGTAGCCCAAAGACCCGGCGATGAAAAATTTCAATCAGTGTTTATAAAACAGAAAGGATTACAGATATCTTCCTTAAATGATGTTAAAGGTCACAGTTTTGCCTTTGGAAGTGAAAGTTCCACTTCAGGACATTTAATGCCGAGATTTTTTCTTGAAAAAGAAGGGATAAATCCTGATAAAGACTTTGACGGATCTCCTATTTACAGCGGTTCCCATGATAAAACATACGGACTTGTAGAAGCCGGAAGTGTACAGGCAGGTGCAGTAAATAAACAGTACTGGGATAAAGCTGTGAAGGAAAAGAAAGTGAATACGGATAAAGTGGAGGTGTTTTATATTACTCCTGAATTTTACGATTATCAATGGACAATAAATGATGTGGATAAAAAATTCGGAGAAGGTACAAAGGAAAAAATGAAACAGGCTCTACTAAATATGAAAGCAGGAGATTCTGAAGTATTGAACTTACTCTCTACCGATAAATTCATACCTACTAAAAATGATAATTATAAAGATATTGAAAAAGTTGCAAAATCTCTTGGAATTATAAAATAG
- a CDS encoding PstA family ABC transporter permease translates to MLKNKDLIIKIWIYTSVAVVFYIIWSILYFILSNGITEISLDFITKNPEGTPLGTEGGIKGAITGSVFLMVIAVIFSTIFGVSCAVYNTVYCNSRIINTSIRLIIQCIASIPSIITGLFVYGFFIVTFDIPKSMLTAGIALGIMIFPFVETRIEKAILNIDRQIIQESNSLGIEKDYMCKKLIFPIIKNEIISTAILGGSYAIGATAPLLLTGAVFIGGNSTELLSPVMALPFHLHMLLGQTSQHEKAYATAFVLICILIILHILSEIIISRLGGKIVEYIENRKR, encoded by the coding sequence ATGTTGAAAAATAAGGATTTAATCATAAAAATATGGATTTATACATCTGTTGCCGTTGTGTTCTATATTATCTGGAGTATACTTTATTTCATTCTGTCCAATGGTATTACTGAAATAAGTCTTGATTTTATTACAAAAAATCCTGAAGGCACTCCTCTCGGAACTGAAGGAGGTATAAAAGGAGCAATTACAGGTTCTGTTTTTCTAATGGTTATAGCCGTTATATTTTCTACAATATTTGGGGTCAGTTGCGCTGTATACAACACTGTTTATTGTAATTCAAGAATAATCAACACCTCAATCAGATTAATAATACAGTGTATAGCCTCTATTCCATCAATAATTACAGGACTGTTCGTATACGGATTTTTCATAGTTACTTTTGATATACCGAAAAGTATGCTGACAGCAGGGATTGCTCTCGGAATTATGATTTTTCCTTTTGTAGAAACAAGAATTGAAAAAGCCATTTTAAATATTGACCGTCAAATTATACAGGAAAGCAATTCCTTGGGAATTGAAAAGGATTATATGTGTAAAAAACTGATATTTCCTATTATAAAAAATGAAATTATTTCTACTGCAATACTGGGAGGAAGTTATGCCATAGGAGCAACTGCTCCTCTTCTTTTAACAGGAGCGGTATTTATAGGTGGAAATTCTACTGAACTCCTAAGCCCTGTAATGGCTTTGCCTTTTCACCTTCATATGCTTTTAGGACAAACTTCTCAACATGAAAAAGCCTATGCTACAGCTTTTGTATTAATATGTATTCTTATAATTCTGCATATTTTATCTGAAATTATAATAAGCCGATTAGGAGGGAAAATTGTTGAATATATTGAAAATAGAAAACGTTAA